CACGTTGCGCAGCACGGCCGGGTTGCTCACGGTGGCCAGGCGCGACAGCACGTCCGGGTCGCGCGTGAGGCGGGCCTGCTGCTTCAGGTGGCCCAGCGACTGGTTGGCGGCCTGCGCGTCCGCGCGGGCGGCGGCGTCCGCGTCCAGCTCCTTGCGCGCGGGCCCCTGGGCGAAGAGGTCTGCCACGGCCTCCAGCGACTGCACGTGGGCCATGCGCCGGAGCGCCTCCACGTGGGGGATGTGCTCGGCCTCCTGGTCCAGCGCGGCCAGGAAGTCCGACAGCACGCAGGTGGCGGGGGCCTGCCCGGCGCGGGACAGCGACAGCAGGTGGCCGATGAGCTCGTTCGTGTCGAACGGCTCCCGCCGGGCCAGCTCGCGCGCGGCGGCCTTGCGGCGCACGGTGGCGCCTCCGCCCAGGGCGTGCAGGTTGCGCGCGAGCACGCGGGCCTCTTCCAACGTGGACATGACGCTTCAGCCTCCCGTGCGGTCCGCGGTGGGTTCGGAGGGGATGGGCTCCAGCGTCACCTCCAGCCGGTGGCCGGTGAGGTCCGCGGGGAACTCCTGGAACAGCACCAGGAAGGGCACCTTGCCGCCCGGAGGCACCGGGAGGGACGCCGCGTCCATGCGCTGGCGGAGCGCGGTGGCGGCCTCGCGCGTGGTGACGGCGTGGAGCTCCTCCGGCGTGGCCAGCGCGCCCGCGAGCCCCTCCGTGGAGCGCACCCGCTGGTCGCCGTCGAAGAGGGCGGCGCGCACGCGCACGGCCGCCGCGGCGCCGGTGCGGTTCTCCGCCTCTCCGCGCACGACGAAGAGCATGCGGCCATCGCGCGTCTCGTAGAGGCCGTTGGACACGTCGCTCGCGATGAACGGGCGCGACGCGGGCATCACCAGCGTGCGCAGGCGGTCCGGGGACAGCGTGGAGGGGTCCACCTTGCCGTCGCGCAGGTACATGGCGCCCAGCACGCCCAGGGCCACCACCAGCGCGGTGGCGATGGCGAGGTTGAGGACCACCCCCGTCAGCTTCCGCGCGCGGCCGGGCATCCGCCGCTGGGGCATGCCCACGTCCTCGATGCGGGCGGAGGGCTTGGCCACGGTGACGGCCGGCCCGGAGCGCATGCTGGCCAGGTCCACCACCTCGCGGCGGGGCGTGGTGATCTTGAACGGGTCGCCGTCGTCGTACGCCGGCACGTCGCTCAAGAGCGAGATGCCGCCGGGCTCCTCCGCGCCCGCTTCGGCGGGCACGTCGCCCAGCAGCGCGGCGCGGCCGGTGTCGGAGGCGACCATCCCCTCCTCGCCCGAGGCCCCCGCGCCGGAGAAGTCGAACAGGTCGCTCATCGGCTCCGGACCGACGTGGGCGTCCTCGGGCGCGGCGGACAGGTCCGGGGACGGAGCCGCCGTGTCGATGGACGCGAACGGGTCCTCGCTCTCGAAGCCCGGCGAGGGCACCGATGGCCCCACCGCCGCGGCACCGCTCGGCGAGGGCGCCGCGGCGACGTTCGCGGCATGGCGCAGGGACGCCGCGTCCGGGGCCGCGGGAGCGTCGATGGGGAAGTCGAAGAGCGGATCCGGCGCGAGGTCCGTCGAACCCGCCGCGGCCAGCCCCGGGGAGGCCACGGGCGCGGCCCCGGGACGTGAGGCCCCGGCGGGGACCGAAGCCAAGGGCACGCGCGCGACGGGGGCTCCCGCCGGAGGCATGGCGGCACGCGAGGGAGCAGCGCCCGACGGTGCCCCGGCCAGGGCGGCACCAGGCCCCGGAGGCATGGCGGCACGCCCTGGCGGCGCGGGAGCCACCGCCCCAGGAGGAACCGGGCCCATGGGCGCCGCGGCCCCCAGAGGCGCGGACTGCGCGGCGAACGCACCCGGTCCGCTCGGAGGAGCCACGGCCGCCGGACGGGCCGCACCCGCGTTCCCCACCGCGAACGCCCCGGGAGGAGCGGCCCGGGCGGCGGGAGGCGCGAAGGCCCCCGGAGGCACCGGACGGGGAGCCGCTACCGGAGGAGCCGCCACGGCCGGCCGGGGAGCGGCCACCGGAGCGCTCGGCGCAGGCCCATCCAGCATGAAGTCCGCGAACGGGTCATCCAGGTCGGGCAGGGCCGGATTCGGAGGAGGAGGCGGCGGGGCCGCCTGACGCCGGGACGCGACGCCCGGAGACGACGTGGGCGGGTCGAACGGCATCATCGCCCCGGCAGCGCCCGGCGCGACAGGGGCCCGGCCGGGGGCCGCTTGCGGGGCATCCACGTCGATGTCCACATCCACGTCACCCCAGGACTGGACCTGGGACCTCACCGCGGGGGCGCCGGGCGCGTAGTACGCGGCCCCGGGCCGGGTGACCTCCCCGGTGGGCTCCGGGGCGTCTCCGAACGCCTGGAACGGGTCCGCCTGCCCCGCCGGAGGGCCAGCGGGCGGGGGGGCGCTCAGGGCCGGCGCGGGCTCACGCGCCACCCGAAAGGTGTTCTGACATTTGGTGCAGCGGACCTTGACCCCTTTTTCCGTCACCTTCTCGTCGGGGATCTTGAACCGCGTCTGGCACTGTTCGCACTGGACGATCATGGGGTCGGGTCGGGGGGACTAGGAGCATAGGCCCACCCGTCAACCACGGCGAGTCGGGCCCGGGTAACTTGCTCGCTTCCAACCCCTTTGATACGAGGTTCGCCCCTTTGGAAATCAAGAAGTAAACCAGTAAATGCCAAGGCGCAGCCGGGGTCGGAGACGACAGACATGAGCGAGGCCGAGCAAGCAAACGCTCCCAGCAACACCAAGGAGCCGAAGATCATCAAGCGCTACACGAACCGGAAGCTCTACGACACCGTGGAGAGCCGGTACGTCACGCTCGATGAGATCGCCGCGATGATCAAGGAGGGCACCGAGGTGCGGATTGTCGACAACCGCACGAAGGAAGACCTGACCTCCGTCACCCTCGCGCAGATCATCTTCGAGGAGGAGAAGAAGAAGAACCAGATGCCGCTGTCGGTGCTGCGGGAGATCATCCGCCACCCCGGCGAGTCCATCTCCGGGTTCATCCAGAAGGAGGTCTCGCCGCGCGTGGCCTCCATCCGCGAGGAGGCCGAGCAGCGGCTGGACAAGTTGCTGCGCCGCGAGGACGGCAGCCCGCAGGAGGCGCCCCCCGCGGAGGCCCCCGACGCCGCCGCGCCCGCGCCGCAGGCCGAGGGCAACGCCGCGAGCCTCAACCCGGCGGAGCTGCTCAAGGCCAGCCAGCGCGCCTTCGAGGACTTCCAGCGCCGCATCGACGAGCGCGTGAAGCAGGTCGTCGAGAACCTCACCGGCAACCTCCCCGCCC
This DNA window, taken from Corallococcus coralloides DSM 2259, encodes the following:
- a CDS encoding zinc-ribbon domain-containing protein; translated protein: MIVQCEQCQTRFKIPDEKVTEKGVKVRCTKCQNTFRVAREPAPALSAPPPAGPPAGQADPFQAFGDAPEPTGEVTRPGAAYYAPGAPAVRSQVQSWGDVDVDIDVDAPQAAPGRAPVAPGAAGAMMPFDPPTSSPGVASRRQAAPPPPPPNPALPDLDDPFADFMLDGPAPSAPVAAPRPAVAAPPVAAPRPVPPGAFAPPAARAAPPGAFAVGNAGAARPAAVAPPSGPGAFAAQSAPLGAAAPMGPVPPGAVAPAPPGRAAMPPGPGAALAGAPSGAAPSRAAMPPAGAPVARVPLASVPAGASRPGAAPVASPGLAAAGSTDLAPDPLFDFPIDAPAAPDAASLRHAANVAAAPSPSGAAAVGPSVPSPGFESEDPFASIDTAAPSPDLSAAPEDAHVGPEPMSDLFDFSGAGASGEEGMVASDTGRAALLGDVPAEAGAEEPGGISLLSDVPAYDDGDPFKITTPRREVVDLASMRSGPAVTVAKPSARIEDVGMPQRRMPGRARKLTGVVLNLAIATALVVALGVLGAMYLRDGKVDPSTLSPDRLRTLVMPASRPFIASDVSNGLYETRDGRMLFVVRGEAENRTGAAAAVRVRAALFDGDQRVRSTEGLAGALATPEELHAVTTREAATALRQRMDAASLPVPPGGKVPFLVLFQEFPADLTGHRLEVTLEPIPSEPTADRTGG
- a CDS encoding polyhydroxyalkanoate synthesis regulator DNA-binding domain-containing protein, producing the protein MSEAEQANAPSNTKEPKIIKRYTNRKLYDTVESRYVTLDEIAAMIKEGTEVRIVDNRTKEDLTSVTLAQIIFEEEKKKNQMPLSVLREIIRHPGESISGFIQKEVSPRVASIREEAEQRLDKLLRREDGSPQEAPPAEAPDAAAPAPQAEGNAASLNPAELLKASQRAFEDFQRRIDERVKQVVENLTGNLPALGRDMQALSQRLEELEKKLDAVEKGDKKDPSAS